Proteins encoded in a region of the Rutidosis leptorrhynchoides isolate AG116_Rl617_1_P2 chromosome 9, CSIRO_AGI_Rlap_v1, whole genome shotgun sequence genome:
- the LOC139869238 gene encoding uncharacterized protein, translating to MSDVDDDEVTMISKLDFGDPLYLHASDISSTPLINFKLKGTENYKSWSCAMELALQTKNKTGFINGSLEKSTTDDVLANQWERCNAVVLSWILGAMSEELYFGQVYSKVASVVWNELKETYDKVDGSFMFNLYQRINSLTQNGTSVSDYYHKLNSLWKQYDMLCKIPSCECDVDKLRQDHINNQKLMQFLMGLDDTYQQLRSNILTTDPLPSVKTAFSLISREESHRVVK from the coding sequence ATGTCTGATGTGGATGATGATGAGGTCACCATGATAAGTAAATTGGATTTTGGTGATCCACTTTACTTACATGCAAGTGATATTAGCAGTACACCTCTCATTAATTTCAAGTTAAAAGGGACAGAAAATTATAAATCTTGGTCATGTGCAATGGAACTTGCATTGCAAACAAAAAATAAAACTGGTTTTATAAATGGATCTTTAGAAAAATCTACTACAGATGATGTTTTAGCAAATCAATGGGAGAGGTGTAATGCTGTGGTTCTTTCATGGATCTTAGGTGCTATGAGTGAAGAATTGTATTTTGGTCAAGTATATTCCAAAGTTGCTTCTGTGGTTTGGAATGAGTTAAAGGAAACTTATGATAAAGTGGATGGGTCAtttatgttcaatttatatcaaagaaTAAACTCACTGACACAAAATGGCACATCTGTTTCAGATTATTATCATAAACTTAACTCATTATGGAAACAATATGATATGCTGTGTAAAATACCATCATGTGAATGTGATGTTGATAAACTAAGACAAGATCATATAAATAACCAGAAATTAATGCAATTTTTAATGGGTCTTGATGATACTTATCAACAATTAAGAAGTAACATACTTACAACAGATCCATTGCCAAGTGTTAAAACTGCTTTTTCACTCATCTCAAGAGAAGAATCACATAGGGTTGTTAAATAA